The DNA segment CACTTTTTCTTCCACATAGTAAACATCGCTATTAGTTCAGCAAAGAACATTAGTGGAAAAGCTGCTAAACCCATGATAAAACCCTTGATGTTTTTCCTAAAGTGTGCAAAAATTACTAGGAGCATTATACTACTGGCAATGGAGGACAATTCAGCAAATATGTTATGTAGCATAAATATTTCAAAATAGAAGGGGTCTATATGCCTATATATAAATGAAGGATCAACATAAAATAAGTGCATGAAATTTTCTATTCTCCTTACTATGATAAAGTAGAATGCGTGTATTGGATCTTCCAATATTTTGTCTAGCAATTTCGGATGGGATAGTATATGTCTAAGCGTAATTTCCATGAAAGTTAAGTTAGAAATAATAATAAGGATAGGCAAACTATTCCAGTATACTAGGCTAAAACTGTAAAAAATGCCTTTCTTAAAAATTGAACCGTCAAAAAATTCCTTAATCATAAAGAAATTGTTAGCCCTATACCACCTTATCAATTGCTTAAAGAAAGCTGAGATGCTGTCAGGAGCCTTAGTTTTTACTATTACATCATCAACTATTTCTGCTTTAAAACCCAGTTTATACACGTAGTTAGTTAGTTGCCTATCGTCTCCAAGAATTGTGGAAAAGCGGAATAATTTCACTCCATCATACTCCTTAGATAAGATGAAAGGTTTAATTACCTCGGTTTTTGCTAATATACATTGCCCATTAAGTGTCAAAACACTTCCAAAAATTGATAAGGCTTTATAACTTATTCTCCTCAAAAAGTGGACAACTTCGGAGGAATAGTAAGCTAACTTACTCTTTCCTCTAATTAATCTAATTTCTGGAGAGACTGCAACAACTTTACCTTGAAGTCTGGAAATTAGTCTTTTAATTCCTCCTTGAGGTAAAATAGTATCGCTGTCCAAGAGTAGCACGTATGGAGTATTCACAAGTTTAATTCCTTCTTTTATTGCCTTCCTTTTACCTCCCTTCTTTATACTTATAAATATTCCACCTTCACCTTCAACTATAGATTTGTAAGGTTCAGTAACACCATCCCCTACAACTATGAATGGAATTTTCTCCCTCTTCACGGATTGTATAACCTTTCTGAACAGTTTAACATCCTCATTGTAGACGGGAATAACTGCGGTAACGTTCTCGGAAACTTCTAGAGGGAGAGAGATTTTACCTTTTTTTAGCGAAGAAAACAAGAATATAGAAGTAATGTAAATAAAGGTAAATGCTGAAACCAATGTAGAAGTAATTAAATAAATTTCGATATCGAATCTCATCTAGTAAATCTTACGTATTCAATATATAAAGGTTACTTTAATTTCTAACATTCAATACTGCACGATGTATTAGTCTCCAATCCATCCATGTATGTATCCGAAATACTGGTAGAACGGATTTATATTTAGAGATACTGCAATAATAACCCATATTGCAAAGCCAAAAAGCAGAAGGATAGACATTCTAGCCAATTCCTTATTTTCCTTCCTCGTCATATAATACATTAAAACTGAACCTACCGGACCTATTAAGTAAAGTAAACCTAGCCACCTATATTCATCTCTCCTAAAGAATATCACATAGAATGTACCTATAATGTAACCGACTCCTCCGGCTATACCACTTATCAACCATCCTAAATCTCTTTTATTCATATACTATCATCTCATTTTAGAAATTTAAGTTCTTTGC comes from the Acidianus infernus genome and includes:
- a CDS encoding glycosyltransferase, which encodes MRFDIEIYLITSTLVSAFTFIYITSIFLFSSLKKGKISLPLEVSENVTAVIPVYNEDVKLFRKVIQSVKREKIPFIVVGDGVTEPYKSIVEGEGGIFISIKKGGKRKAIKEGIKLVNTPYVLLLDSDTILPQGGIKRLISRLQGKVVAVSPEIRLIRGKSKLAYYSSEVVHFLRRISYKALSIFGSVLTLNGQCILAKTEVIKPFILSKEYDGVKLFRFSTILGDDRQLTNYVYKLGFKAEIVDDVIVKTKAPDSISAFFKQLIRWYRANNFFMIKEFFDGSIFKKGIFYSFSLVYWNSLPILIIISNLTFMEITLRHILSHPKLLDKILEDPIHAFYFIIVRRIENFMHLFYVDPSFIYRHIDPFYFEIFMLHNIFAELSSIASSIMLLVIFAHFRKNIKGFIMGLAAFPLMFFAELIAMFTMWKKKWEGRQ